A genomic segment from Aegilops tauschii subsp. strangulata cultivar AL8/78 chromosome 1, Aet v6.0, whole genome shotgun sequence encodes:
- the LOC109752078 gene encoding putative disease resistance protein RGA3, whose protein sequence is MSPNPPTPPQTQSSSPIVPDIQIASLGDCKQQKTMPIGEAVLSAFMQALFEKVIATAFGELKLPQDVAEELEKLSSSLSTIQAHVEDAEERQLKDKAARSWLAKLKDVAYEMDDLLDDYGAEALRSKLEGPSSDNHLSKVRSCFCCFWFNTCLFNHKILQDIKKVEEKLNRLVKEREIIGPNMISATDRKEIKERPETSSIIDDSSVFGREEDKETIVKMLLNQNNSNHSNLSILPIVGMGGLGKTTLTQLVYNDTRIKEHFQLRVWLCVSENFDQMKLTKETIESVASEFGSTIIGVSSVTTNMNLLQEDLSKKLKDKRFLLVLDDVWNEDPEKWGTYRSALLTGGKGSRIVVTTRNKNVGKLMGGMTPYYLNQLSDDDCWSLFRSYAFVDGNSNAHPNLEMIGMEIVKKLKGLPLAAKAIGSLLCSQDTEDDWKNVLRSEIWELPSDKNNILPALRLSYNHLPAILKRCFAFCSVFHKDYVFEKDRLVQIWMALGFIQPQRRRRMEEIGSSYFDELLSRSFFQHHKGGYVMHDAMHDLAQSVSSHECLRLDDLPNNSTSARSARHLSFSCNNRSQTSFEAFLGFKRARTLLLLSGYKSMTRSIPSDLFLKLRYLHVLDLNRRDITELPDSIGSLKMLRYLNLSGTGIAMLPSSIGRLFSLQILKLKNCHQLDYLPQSITNLVNLQWLEARTELVTGIARIGNLTCLHQLDEFVVRTDKGYKISELKAMKEIRGHICIKNIECVASIEEAIGAFLSEKAFISILDLIWSDNRNITSEEANQDKEILEALRPHHELNELTVKAFAGSSFPNWFGSLSHLQTLHLSDCTKCSTLPALGELPQLKYLDIGGFPAIIQISQDFSGTNGVKGFPALKELVFEDMSNFKRWASVQDGEFLPCLTELAVVDCPKITEFPPLPSMLVKLKISETGFTILPEVHIPNSQFPSSLECLQIHQCPNLTSLKEGLLSQQLLALQQLTITHCLDLIDLPVEGFRFLSALKSLHIYDCPRLAPSGQHSLLPSKLEDLRISSCSNLINPLLQELNELSSLTHLTTADCASLQSFPVKLPATLQKLEILNCSNLICLPAGLEDASCLTAITILRCPLIPCLPGRLTESLKELYIKECPFLSESCQENSGRDWCKIAHVPIIEIDDDTNIPNNSIRRRLS, encoded by the coding sequence ATGTCCCCCAACCCACCCACCCCCCCACAAACACAATCCTCCTCACCTATCGTTCCAGACATCCAGATTGCATCTCTAGGAGACTGCAAACAACAAAAAACCATGCCAATCGGAGAAGCTGTTCTGTCTGCCTTCATGCAGGCACTCTTCGAAAAAGTGATTGCTACTGCTTTTGGTGAGCTGAAATTACCTCAAGATGTGGCTGAGGAGCTGGAGAAACTATCCAGCAGTCTGTCGACCATTCAAGCTCACGTTGAAGATGCTGAGGAGCGGCAGCTGAAGGATAAGGCGGCACGAAGCTGGCTTGCCAAGCTCAAGGATGTTGCATATGAAATGGATGACTTGCTCGATGATTATGGAGCTGAGGCCCTTAGATCCAAACTAGAAGGCCCGTCCAGCGACAACCATTTGAGCAAGGTTAGAAGCTGTTTCTGCTGCTTTTGGTTCAACACCTGTTTATTCAACCACAAGATTCTGCAAGACATAAAGAAGGTGGAGGAGAAGCTCAATAGGCTTGTCAAGGAAAGAGAGATTATTGGTCCAAACATGATTAGTGCAACAGACAGGAAAGAGATAAAAGAGAGGCCTGAGACGAGTTCAATAATCGATGACTCAAGTGTGTTTGGAAGAGAAGAAGATAAGGAGACCATTGTGAAGATGTTGCTTAATCAGAATAACTCCAACCATTCCAACCTTTCTATTCTTCCCATAGTGGGTATGGGCGGACTAGGGAAGACGACTCTAACACAGCTTGTCTACAATGATACAAGAATAAAGGAGCATTTCCAGTTAAGGGTCTGGCTGTGtgtttctgaaaattttgatcaGATGAAGCTTACCAAGGAAACCATTGAATCAGTTGCCAGTGAGTTTGGATCAACCATCATTGGGGTCTCATCGGTCACGACCAACATGAACTTGCTCCAAGAAGACCTCTCAAAAAAGCTAAAAGATAAAAGGTTTCTTCTAGTACTTGATGACGTATGGAATGAGGACCCTGAAAAGTGGGGTACATATCGCAGTGCTCTACTTACTGGAGGAAAGGGAAGCAGAATAGTAGTAACCACAAGGAACAAAAACGTAGGGAAACTAATGGGTGGGATGACTCCATACTATCTAAATCAGTTATCCGACGATGATTGCTGGTCTTTGTTCAGGAGCTATGCATTTGTGGATGGTAACTCCAATGCACACCCAAATTTGGAAATGATAGGCATGGAAATTGTGAAGAAGTTGAAAGGCTTACCACTGGCTGCAAAAGCAATAGGCAGCTTACTGTGTTCCCAGGATACTGAGGATGACTGGAAAAATGTACTAAGGAGTGAAATATGGGAACTGCCATCGGATAAGAACAACATATTACCAGCTCTGAGATTGAGTTACAATCATTTGCCTGCCATACTGAAGAGATGTTTCGCATTTTGCTCAGTCTTTCACAAAGACTATGTGTTTGAGAAAGACAGGTTGGTCCAGATATGGATGGCCCTTGGGTTTATTCAGCCTCAGCGGAGGAGAAGAATGGAAGAGATTGGAAGTAGCTATTTTGATGAATTACTAAGCAGGTCCTTCTTCCAACATCACAAAGGTGGATATGTGATGCATGATGCTATGCATGACCTAGCACAGTCGGTCTCAAGTCATGAGTGTCTCAGACTGGATGACCTTCCAAACAACAGCACCTCTGCAAGAAGTGCCAGGCACCTCTCATTCTCTTGCAATAATAGAAGCCAGACTTCATTTGAAGCTTTTCTTGGATTTAAGAGAGCACGGACACTTCTACTGCTAAGTGGATATAAATCAATGACAAGGTCTATCCCCAGTGATCTGTTCCTCAAGTTAAGGTACCTCCATGTGCTCGATTTGAACCGGCGAGACATTACTGAGTTGCCAGATTCTATTGGAAGCTTAAAAATGCTTCGATATTTGAATCTCTCGGGCACTGGTATAGCAATGTTGCCTTCGTCAATTGGTAGACTCTTCAGCTTGCAAATACTTAAGTTGAAAAACTGCCATCAATTAGATTATCTCCCACAAAGCATAACAAATCTTGTAAATCTTCAATGGCTAGAAGCAAGAACAGAGTTGGTCACGGGCATAGCCAGAATAGGTAACTTAACCTGTCTTCACCAGTTGGATGAATTTGTGGTCCGTACAGACAAAGGATACAAGATCAGTGAATTGAAGGCAATGAAGGAAATTAGAGGGCATATTTGTATTAAGAATATTGAGTGTGTGGCTAGCATAGAGGAAGCAATTGGAGCTTTTCTAAGCGAGAAGGCATTCATCAGCATCCTAGACCTTATCTGGTCCGATAACAGGAACATAACATCAGAAGAAGCAAATCAAGACAAAGAGATACTTGAGGCCCTCCGGCCACATCATGAACTGAACGAGCTAACTGTCAAGGCATTTGCAGGCTCCTCCTTCCCGAATTGGTTTGGTAGTCTTTCCCACTTGCAAACCCTCCACCTGTCTGATTGCACAAAATGTTCAACTCTACCAGCACTGGGAGAGCTGCCTCAACTCAAGTATTTAGATATTGGTGGTTTTCCGGCCATTATTCAAATCAGCCAAGATTTTTCAGGTACCAATGGAGTTAAGGGGTTTCCAGCACTGAAAGAGCTCGTATTTGAAGACATGAGTAATTTCAAAAGGTGGGCTTCTGTACAAGATGGTGAATTTCTTCCATGCCTCACAGAACTTGCAGTGGTGGACTGCCCAAAAATAACAGAGTTCCCACCACTTCCATCAATGCTAGTGAAGCTCAAAATTTCTGAAACGGGGTTCACTATTCTTCCAGAAGTCCATATTCCAAACTCCCAGTTTCCATCGTCGTTAGAATGCTTACAGATTCATCAGTGCCCAAATCTCACATCCTTAAAGGAAGGACTGCTTAGCCAGCAATTATTGGCTCTCCAGCAGCTAACCATCACTCACTGTTTAGATCTAATTGACCTGCCAGTTGAAGGATTCAGATTCCTGTCTGCTCTTAAGAGTCTTCACATCTATGACTGTCCAAGGCTGGCACCATCCGGACAGCATAGCTTGCTGCCCTCTAAACTTGAAGACTTGCGCATCAGCTCATGCTCCAACCTTATTAACCCTCTTCTTCAAGAGCTTAATGAGCTCTCCTCGCTGACACATCTCACCACCGCTGATTGTGCTAGCCTTCAGTCTTTTCCAGTAAAGCTCCCTGCCACTCTGCAAAAGCTGGAGATCCTCAATTGCAGTAATCTGATCTGCTTGCCTGCTGGTCTAGAAGATGCATCGTGTCTAACAGCTATAACCATCTTGAGATGTCCTCTCATACCATGCTTGCCAGGGCGGCTTACAGAGtcattgaaagaactgtacatcAAAGAATGCCCCTTTCTATCGGAGAGTTGCCAAGAAAACAGTGGAAGAGATTGGTGTAAAATTGCTCATGTACCAATCATTGAGATCGATGATGATACCAACATACCCAACAACAGCATACGAAGAAGATTATCATGA